A stretch of the Gossypium hirsutum isolate 1008001.06 chromosome D07, Gossypium_hirsutum_v2.1, whole genome shotgun sequence genome encodes the following:
- the LOC107956698 gene encoding auxin-responsive protein IAA30, which translates to MGRATSSSSSSIESSTHFGFPSNGASSSSSSQRDLSTDLRLGLSISASRPYARGQPSLLRQVVSEEENECNSATFFVKVYMEGIPIGRKLNLLAHENYYDLIRTLENMFNTNIIWAEPEAEMDGDRYEKYHVLTYEDKEGDWMMVGDVPWEMFLSSVRRLKITKC; encoded by the exons ATGGGAAGGGCAACCAGTTCTTCTTCATCTTCCATTGAGAGCAGCACCCATTTTGGGTTTCCAAGCAATGGTGCTTCTTCGTCTTCTTCCTCGCAGAGGGACCTCAGCACTGATCTCAGGCTTGGTCTTAGCATTTCAGCCTCTCGTCCCTACGCAAG GGGGCAGCCATCGCTGTTAAGGCAGGTGGTTTCTGAAGAAGAAAATGAGTGCAACAGTGCAACTTTCTTCGTAAAGGTGTACATGGAAGGGATTCCTATTGGTAGAAAACTGAACCTGTTAGCTCACGAGAATTACTATGATCTGATAAGGACACTGGAGAACATGTTCAACACAAACATTATCT GGGCTGAACCTGAAGCTGAGATGGATGGAGATCGTTACGAAAAATACCATGTGTTAACATACGAAGACAAGGAAGGGGACTGGATGATGGTTGGTGATGTTCCTTGGGA GATGTTCTTGTCATCTGTGAGGAGACTGAAGATCACCAAGTGCTAA